The Planctomycetia bacterium genome window below encodes:
- a CDS encoding DUF4976 domain-containing protein — protein sequence FDDYAGRGKPAHTQDMTIAKTMTATDLKFEFPKNLTPEQKAAWDAAYNAENEAFRRADPKGADLVRWRYQRYIKDYLRCIDAVDENIGRVLDYLDAEGLRDNTIVVYASDQGFYLGEHGWFDKRWIYEQSVKTPLLVRWPGTVKPGTTSDAMVANVDFAQTLLEAAGVAAPAEMQGRSIVPVLAGKTPPDWRRSFYYHYYEYPGPHSVRRHYGIVERRYKLVHFYEPEIAEWEMYDLEADPKELRSVHADPNYVQERQRLEKELARLRAELQVPANDPPETMRAAK from the coding sequence GTTCGACGATTACGCCGGTCGGGGCAAACCGGCGCATACGCAAGACATGACCATCGCGAAGACGATGACCGCGACCGACTTGAAGTTCGAGTTTCCGAAGAACCTGACGCCCGAGCAAAAGGCTGCCTGGGACGCCGCTTATAACGCCGAAAACGAGGCGTTTCGCAGAGCCGACCCGAAAGGGGCCGACCTCGTCCGTTGGCGATATCAGCGCTACATCAAAGACTATCTCCGCTGCATCGATGCGGTCGATGAGAACATCGGCCGAGTGCTCGACTACCTCGACGCGGAAGGTTTGCGCGACAACACGATCGTCGTGTATGCCTCGGATCAAGGTTTCTATCTCGGCGAACACGGTTGGTTCGACAAGCGCTGGATCTACGAGCAATCGGTGAAGACGCCGCTGTTGGTCCGTTGGCCGGGAACGGTGAAGCCGGGCACGACGAGCGATGCGATGGTCGCGAACGTCGACTTCGCGCAGACGTTGCTCGAAGCCGCCGGCGTGGCTGCGCCGGCCGAGATGCAAGGCCGCAGCATCGTGCCGGTGCTCGCCGGCAAGACGCCGCCCGATTGGCGCCGCAGCTTCTATTACCACTACTATGAATATCCGGGCCCACACTCCGTGCGCCGACATTACGGCATCGTGGAGCGGCGCTACAAGCTCGTTCATTTCTACGAGCCGGAGATCGCGGAGTGGGAAATGTACGACCTCGAAGCCGATCCGAAAGAGCTGCGCAGCGTGCACGCCGATCCGAATTATGTGCAAGAGCGACAGCGACTCGAAAAGGAACTCGCGCGCTTAAGGGCCGAGTTGCAAGTGCCGGCGAACGATCCGCCGGAGACGATGCGCGCGGCTAAGTGA
- a CDS encoding four helix bundle protein — protein MKSFREMKFWDRTHKLVVRVYEVSRGFPKEELINLTATIRKCATSIGSLLVEGVAVAGEREPTSHVQNAIAATGQLEYLVLLSRDLGYMDEAVYQELTTETLELRRLLLSHLVKIRTLR, from the coding sequence GTGAAAAGCTTTCGTGAAATGAAGTTCTGGGATCGGACACATAAGCTCGTAGTGCGAGTTTACGAGGTCTCGCGCGGATTTCCGAAAGAAGAACTGATCAACCTGACCGCGACGATCCGCAAGTGCGCCACGTCGATCGGGTCGTTGCTCGTCGAAGGGGTCGCCGTCGCCGGGGAACGAGAACCGACGAGCCATGTGCAGAACGCCATCGCCGCGACCGGGCAATTGGAATACCTCGTGCTCCTCTCGCGCGATCTCGGCTACATGGACGAAGCGGTCTATCAAGAACTCACGACCGAAACACTTGAGCTCCGCCGACTGCTCCTCTCGCACTTGGTAAAGATTCGGACGCTGCGCTAA
- a CDS encoding deoxyhypusine synthase, producing MSESVRPTREELLSRPIKHFDMTKVDVTPIVEQMREMAFSSRDLARAAEIYHRMLDDKECGVILCLAGSLISAGLKQIIVDMVRHNMVDAIVSTGANIVDQDFFEALGYEHYIADDRYKSGLDDHILRDLHIDRIYDTFIDEDALRICDDVTKQIADELPPRPHSSREFIREMGVYLKDNGKTPNSIVAAAYENDVPIFCPAFSDCSAGFGLVAHQHSRGDQPKVSIDSAKDFYELTQLKIRNPDTGLLMIGGGVPKNFAQDIVVAAEILGVDAPMHKYAIQITVADTRDGALSGSTLKEASSWGKVDVVYEQMVFSEATIAMPLVCGYAYHQGAWKRRTAKRWTKLLDEVPATT from the coding sequence ATGAGTGAATCCGTTCGTCCGACGCGCGAAGAACTTCTTTCGCGCCCGATCAAGCACTTCGACATGACCAAGGTCGATGTCACGCCGATCGTCGAACAGATGCGCGAGATGGCCTTCTCGTCCCGCGACTTGGCCCGAGCCGCCGAGATCTACCACCGGATGCTCGACGACAAAGAATGCGGCGTGATCCTCTGCTTGGCCGGCTCGCTCATCAGCGCCGGGCTCAAGCAGATCATCGTCGACATGGTTCGCCACAACATGGTGGACGCGATCGTCAGCACCGGGGCGAACATCGTCGATCAAGATTTCTTCGAAGCCCTCGGCTACGAACACTACATCGCCGACGACCGCTACAAGTCGGGCCTCGACGACCACATCCTGCGCGACCTGCACATCGACCGGATCTACGATACGTTCATCGACGAAGACGCGCTGCGCATCTGCGACGACGTGACGAAGCAGATCGCCGATGAGCTGCCGCCGCGACCGCATTCCTCGCGCGAGTTCATTCGCGAAATGGGTGTGTATCTCAAAGACAACGGCAAGACGCCGAACTCGATCGTCGCTGCGGCCTACGAGAACGACGTGCCGATCTTCTGCCCGGCCTTCTCCGATTGCTCGGCCGGCTTCGGGCTCGTCGCCCATCAACACTCCCGCGGCGACCAGCCGAAGGTGAGCATCGACAGCGCCAAAGACTTCTATGAATTGACGCAGTTGAAGATCCGCAATCCGGATACCGGCTTGCTGATGATCGGCGGCGGCGTGCCGAAGAACTTCGCGCAAGATATCGTCGTCGCGGCCGAGATCCTCGGCGTCGACGCTCCGATGCACAAGTACGCGATTCAAATCACCGTGGCCGACACGCGCGATGGCGCTCTCTCGGGCTCGACGTTGAAGGAAGCCTCGAGCTGGGGCAAGGTCGACGTCGTGTACGAGCAGATGGTGTTCAGCGAAGCGACGATCGCGATGCCGCTCGTCTGCGGCTATGCCTACCATCAAGGTGCCTGGAAGCGCCGCACCGCCAAGCGCTGGACGAAGCTGCTCGACGAAGTACCTGCGACGACCTAA
- a CDS encoding sugar phosphate isomerase/epimerase: MGHHQTKSHRAGKHSHHQIGLVRGQFGNVPEDQWLDWIASTGFDGWEEASWELDLGRCGDDAGAEAYAKERVAKAQKRGLQIFSLAAHLQGQVLGDEPSAKTLQFIGGESVEAYKAWRGKGNNPPRTNPLYVPEEIGAIAQKQAATALVNTVRLAHFIGKLQDRTVPVSGFVGSPAHCWSHWFLFPPVPKSLGGYDIPDVFAVSLELLVERFKPVFDACLKYGTTYDLECHPSERAMGDIASAGDYLAACDKAGYAKAVGFNFDCSHMEWQGVSGVEFIRTYGDRIHCAHIKGVQVIDGYTRNGRLGGHKPMGDKHNGWNFVTAGTARDAAPVEELFVELNRSGFSGAVSIEWEDNDVEQHAGAKSALANVHRADQPPSGMRHDEQLKA, encoded by the coding sequence ATGGGACACCACCAGACGAAATCGCATCGCGCGGGCAAGCATTCGCACCATCAGATCGGGCTCGTGCGTGGGCAGTTCGGCAATGTGCCCGAAGACCAGTGGCTCGACTGGATCGCGTCGACCGGCTTCGACGGCTGGGAGGAAGCATCTTGGGAACTCGACCTCGGGCGCTGCGGCGACGACGCCGGTGCGGAAGCCTACGCGAAAGAGCGCGTCGCCAAGGCCCAGAAGCGCGGCTTGCAGATCTTCTCGCTCGCGGCCCACTTACAAGGCCAGGTGCTCGGCGACGAACCGAGCGCGAAGACGTTGCAGTTCATCGGCGGAGAGAGCGTCGAGGCGTATAAGGCTTGGCGCGGGAAGGGGAACAACCCGCCGCGCACGAACCCGCTGTACGTGCCGGAAGAAATCGGCGCAATCGCGCAGAAGCAAGCGGCGACGGCGCTGGTGAACACCGTCCGCCTTGCCCACTTCATCGGCAAACTGCAAGACCGCACCGTCCCGGTCTCGGGCTTCGTCGGTTCGCCGGCGCATTGCTGGAGCCATTGGTTCCTCTTCCCGCCGGTGCCGAAGTCGCTCGGTGGATACGACATTCCGGACGTGTTTGCGGTGAGCCTCGAGCTGTTGGTCGAACGGTTCAAGCCGGTCTTCGATGCCTGCCTGAAGTACGGCACCACCTACGATCTCGAATGCCATCCGAGCGAGCGCGCAATGGGCGACATCGCCAGCGCCGGCGACTACCTCGCCGCTTGCGATAAGGCCGGCTACGCCAAGGCCGTCGGCTTCAACTTCGATTGCTCGCACATGGAATGGCAAGGGGTGTCGGGCGTCGAATTCATTCGCACCTACGGCGACCGGATTCACTGCGCGCACATCAAAGGTGTGCAAGTCATCGACGGCTACACGCGCAACGGTCGCCTCGGCGGCCACAAGCCGATGGGGGATAAACATAACGGCTGGAACTTCGTAACCGCCGGCACCGCCCGCGACGCCGCGCCGGTCGAAGAACTGTTCGTCGAGCTCAACCGCTCGGGCTTCAGCGGCGCCGTTTCGATCGAATGGGAAGACAACGACGTCGAGCAACACGCCGGCGCGAAGTCCGCCTTAGCAAATGTCCACCGCGCCGATCAACCGCCGAGCGGCATGCGGCACGATGAGCAGCTGAAGGCTTAA
- a CDS encoding sulfatase yields MNTPSTPISRLPRFFASNVSRLFAMIFVVATATIAEAQVVQQPATAATAVRPNVLFIMADDLRAELGTAEVPAKTPNLDRLASRGVVFQRAYCQQALCNPSRSSLLTGLRPDTLGLWNNKTHFRELKPEVVTLPEAFKNAGYATRNVGKIFHNAHTAVHGDRQSWSSPEFLYYAKHGDDKPKVDGEPPLDVAKAPNCERRDAPDNAYYDGQVADEAIRVLGEIQNGPFFLAVGFWKPHAPFNAPTKYWGMYDRDLLLKVDPTWPTKSPGIASHDSRELLGIPPKQLTLTPEQIAEMRHGYFANTSYMDAQVGKVLAALDASPAARSTIVVFCADHGYHIGEHGLWGKTSCFELDARVPLIISVPGSARAGARTTSLVELVDLYPTLAALCGVTAPAALEGTNLGPLLSADPAGALKSAAFTQHPRPAYYDRTEKGTPDAMGYSVRTERVRYTEWREWPSGKVIARELYDHERDVKELHNVIDNVELQATADEAAKLVRKQFPVQP; encoded by the coding sequence ATGAACACGCCCTCTACGCCGATCTCCCGGCTTCCTCGATTCTTTGCGTCGAATGTGAGCCGGTTATTCGCGATGATTTTCGTCGTTGCGACGGCGACGATCGCCGAAGCGCAGGTCGTGCAGCAGCCCGCGACGGCGGCGACTGCCGTTCGACCAAACGTCCTCTTTATCATGGCCGACGACCTTCGTGCCGAACTCGGCACCGCCGAAGTGCCGGCGAAGACGCCGAACCTCGATCGACTCGCGTCGCGCGGCGTCGTGTTTCAACGGGCTTATTGCCAGCAAGCGCTATGCAATCCGTCGCGCTCGTCGCTGCTCACCGGACTTCGACCCGACACGCTCGGGCTCTGGAACAACAAGACGCACTTCCGCGAGTTGAAGCCCGAAGTCGTGACGCTGCCCGAGGCCTTTAAGAACGCCGGCTATGCGACCCGCAACGTCGGCAAGATCTTTCACAACGCACATACGGCGGTGCATGGCGATCGGCAGTCGTGGAGCTCGCCGGAGTTTCTTTATTACGCAAAACATGGGGACGACAAGCCGAAGGTCGACGGCGAGCCGCCGTTGGATGTCGCCAAAGCGCCGAACTGCGAACGCCGTGATGCGCCCGACAATGCGTACTACGACGGGCAAGTGGCCGACGAAGCGATTCGCGTCCTCGGCGAAATTCAGAACGGGCCGTTCTTCTTAGCGGTCGGTTTCTGGAAGCCGCACGCTCCGTTCAACGCGCCGACGAAATACTGGGGGATGTACGATCGCGACTTACTTCTGAAAGTCGACCCCACTTGGCCGACGAAGTCGCCGGGCATCGCCTCACATGACAGCCGCGAACTACTCGGCATTCCGCCGAAACAACTGACGCTCACTCCGGAGCAGATCGCGGAGATGCGCCATGGCTACTTCGCGAATACGAGCTACATGGATGCGCAAGTCGGCAAGGTGCTGGCGGCCCTCGACGCGAGCCCCGCGGCCCGATCGACGATCGTCGTCTTCTGCGCCGACCACGGCTATCACATCGGCGAGCATGGCCTGTGGGGGAAGACGTCGTGCTTCGAGCTCGATGCCCGCGTGCCGCTCATCATCTCGGTGCCGGGCTCGGCGCGGGCCGGGGCACGCACGACGTCGCTCGTCGAGCTCGTCGATTTGTACCCGACGCTCGCGGCTCTGTGCGGCGTCACCGCGCCGGCAGCGCTCGAGGGGACAAACCTCGGGCCGCTCTTATCGGCCGATCCGGCCGGGGCGTTGAAGTCGGCTGCCTTCACGCAGCATCCCCGCCCGGCCTACTACGACCGGACCGAAAAGGGGACGCCCGACGCGATGGGCTACAGTGTCCGAACGGAGCGGGTGCGCTACACGGAATGGCGCGAATGGCCGAGCGGTAAGGTCATTGCCCGCGAACTTTACGACCACGAACGAGACGTGAAGGAACTGCATAACGTGATCGACAATGTGGAGCTTCAGGCCACGGCCGATGAAGCCGCCAAGCTCGTAAGAAAGCAGTTTCCGGTGCAGCCGTAA
- a CDS encoding ABC-F family ATP-binding cassette domain-containing protein, whose product MAILLSGQGLSKSFGARTLFEDIALEVGEGERLGLIGPNGSGKSTLLKILAGALEPDLGTCSRRKGLRTGYLPQEDVFPSGFTIEQVLQAALAEHSLEDYERDHRVAAMVSRFEFADRTALAETLSGGWRKRLALARELIQEPDVLLLDEPTNHLDLEGILWLEKLLKNAQFAVVVVSHDRYLLENAANRVVELSRAYPQGYFRAAGNYSEFLVKREEFLEAQARQQETLQNLVKREVEWLRRGPQARTTKSQSRIDRAGNMIAGLKDLKERNSQNKAVEIEFSDTGRNANKLLTVRDLEMGFGDRKLFRKLNFTLAPGDRLGLLGANGSGKTTLIRLLMGQLEPHAGEIKQARRLSLVWFDQKREQINREVTLREALCTQGDSVVYQGNVVHVSAWAQRFLFRKEQLDTVVGKLSGGEQARILIANLMLQPADILLLDEPTNDLDIPSLEVLEESLSQFPGAIILITHDRYLLDRLSTEVLGLDGRGNGNLYADYTQWLAADRAREATDAEAEKPKKQAASSTREKAKPVKLSYQQQREYDAIQDKIAEAEAQVEKLHEEVGLLANTGTDYKQLTVKSNELNAATKLVEDLFHRWEELEMLRSGASS is encoded by the coding sequence ATGGCGATTTTGTTGAGCGGGCAGGGATTGAGTAAGTCGTTCGGAGCAAGAACGCTGTTCGAAGATATTGCGCTCGAGGTGGGCGAAGGAGAACGCCTGGGGCTCATCGGCCCCAACGGCTCGGGGAAGTCGACATTGCTCAAGATCTTGGCCGGAGCGCTGGAGCCCGACCTCGGGACTTGCTCGCGCCGCAAAGGTTTACGAACCGGCTATCTGCCGCAAGAAGACGTTTTTCCCTCGGGCTTCACGATCGAGCAAGTGCTGCAAGCCGCGCTCGCCGAGCATTCGTTGGAAGACTACGAGCGCGATCATCGCGTGGCCGCGATGGTCAGCCGGTTCGAGTTCGCCGATCGTACGGCACTCGCCGAAACGTTGTCGGGGGGGTGGCGCAAGCGATTGGCGCTGGCGCGGGAGTTGATTCAAGAGCCCGACGTGCTGTTGCTCGACGAGCCGACGAACCATTTGGATCTCGAAGGAATCTTGTGGCTCGAGAAGTTGCTGAAGAACGCGCAGTTCGCCGTGGTCGTCGTGAGCCACGATCGCTACTTGCTGGAGAACGCCGCGAACCGGGTCGTCGAGCTGAGCCGCGCTTATCCGCAAGGTTACTTCCGCGCGGCCGGCAACTACAGCGAGTTTCTCGTCAAGCGCGAAGAGTTTCTCGAAGCGCAAGCGCGGCAGCAAGAGACGTTGCAGAATCTCGTTAAGCGCGAAGTCGAATGGCTCCGTCGCGGGCCGCAAGCGCGGACGACCAAGAGCCAGTCGCGCATCGATCGGGCCGGCAACATGATCGCCGGACTAAAAGATCTGAAAGAGCGGAACTCGCAGAATAAAGCCGTCGAGATCGAGTTCAGCGATACCGGCCGCAACGCGAATAAGCTGCTCACCGTACGCGACCTCGAAATGGGCTTCGGCGACCGAAAGCTGTTCCGCAAACTGAACTTCACGCTTGCGCCCGGCGACCGGCTCGGGCTGCTCGGCGCCAACGGCAGCGGCAAGACCACGCTCATTCGCTTGTTGATGGGCCAACTCGAGCCGCATGCCGGCGAGATCAAACAGGCCCGACGGTTATCGCTCGTCTGGTTCGATCAGAAGCGCGAGCAGATCAACCGCGAGGTTACGCTGCGCGAGGCGCTCTGCACGCAAGGGGATTCGGTCGTTTATCAAGGTAACGTCGTCCATGTGTCGGCCTGGGCGCAGCGATTTCTCTTTCGCAAGGAACAGCTCGATACGGTCGTCGGCAAGCTCTCCGGCGGCGAACAAGCCCGAATTCTCATTGCCAACCTAATGTTGCAACCGGCCGATATCTTGCTGCTCGACGAACCGACGAACGACCTCGATATTCCGTCGCTCGAAGTGCTAGAGGAAAGTCTGTCGCAGTTCCCCGGCGCGATCATCTTGATCACGCACGATCGCTATCTGCTGGATCGACTGTCGACCGAAGTGCTCGGGCTCGACGGTCGCGGCAACGGCAATCTCTACGCGGATTACACGCAATGGCTCGCCGCCGACAGAGCCCGGGAGGCGACCGACGCCGAAGCGGAAAAGCCTAAGAAACAGGCGGCTTCCTCGACGCGTGAAAAAGCGAAGCCCGTGAAGTTGTCGTACCAGCAGCAGCGGGAATACGACGCGATTCAAGATAAGATCGCCGAGGCCGAGGCGCAGGTCGAGAAGCTGCATGAGGAAGTCGGCTTGCTGGCGAATACCGGCACCGACTACAAACAACTCACCGTGAAGAGTAACGAACTCAACGCCGCGACGAAGTTGGTCGAAGACCTATTTCATCGTTGGGAAGAATTGGAAATGTTGCGCAGCGGCGCGAGTTCATAA
- a CDS encoding transglutaminase-like domain-containing protein, whose product MKTIRVFAMLVFLAAGAARSSAAEPTHAIVKTPSKHIKATLTFRIDAPEIEATNWIIFTPLPPVLPSQHAIKASFEPDGKEYRELSPRSRKILRAQVPVSGTKNAKKFEGHAVFEASLVARHLVVREEEKTYGPADELTSASREFNLRATPIFDFESEAFTDWLDEEKLWRRKSESELHFARRVFIHLKNTLTYEYKADMDRVASHVCEAGKSDCGGLSILFVSVMRANEIPARVLAGCWAKSAKADAMLGGIRYYQAHIKGEFYLEGVGWVPLDLSSAVSYEKEPEGLTYFGHDRGDFITMHVDPELKLDTGSTGIKSINWLQQYHYYVQGKGNVKNTKQTIGWVVE is encoded by the coding sequence ATGAAAACGATTCGAGTCTTCGCGATGCTCGTCTTCCTGGCGGCCGGTGCGGCTCGCTCGTCGGCGGCCGAGCCGACGCATGCGATCGTCAAGACGCCGTCGAAGCACATCAAAGCGACGTTGACGTTTCGGATCGATGCACCCGAGATCGAGGCGACGAATTGGATCATATTCACCCCGCTACCGCCGGTGTTGCCGAGCCAACACGCCATTAAGGCGAGCTTCGAACCGGACGGCAAGGAGTATCGGGAGCTGAGCCCACGCAGCCGCAAGATACTTCGCGCGCAAGTGCCGGTGAGCGGCACGAAGAACGCGAAAAAATTCGAAGGACACGCGGTGTTCGAGGCCTCGCTCGTGGCGCGCCATCTGGTCGTGCGCGAAGAAGAAAAGACTTACGGCCCGGCCGACGAGCTCACGTCCGCGAGTCGTGAATTCAATCTCAGAGCGACGCCGATTTTTGATTTCGAATCCGAGGCGTTCACCGATTGGCTCGACGAAGAGAAGCTTTGGCGCCGCAAAAGCGAGTCGGAGCTGCACTTCGCACGGCGGGTGTTTATCCATCTGAAAAACACACTGACCTACGAATACAAGGCTGATATGGATCGGGTCGCGTCGCATGTCTGCGAAGCGGGAAAAAGCGACTGCGGGGGGCTCTCCATTCTGTTCGTCTCGGTGATGCGGGCCAACGAGATTCCCGCGCGCGTGTTGGCCGGCTGCTGGGCGAAGTCGGCCAAGGCCGACGCCATGCTCGGAGGCATCCGATACTATCAGGCCCACATCAAGGGGGAGTTTTATCTCGAAGGGGTCGGTTGGGTGCCGCTCGACCTCTCGTCGGCCGTGTCTTATGAAAAAGAGCCCGAGGGCCTGACCTATTTCGGCCACGACCGAGGAGACTTCATCACGATGCACGTCGATCCCGAACTCAAGCTCGACACAGGCAGTACCGGCATCAAGTCGATCAACTGGCTCCAGCAGTACCACTACTACGTGCAAGGTAAAGGGAACGTCAAGAACACGAAGCAAACGATCGGCTGGGTCGTCGAGTAA
- a CDS encoding tartrate dehydrogenase: protein MKTYKIALYPGDGIGPEVIDEAVRVLDAVQRRADFKLQYERLPWGYDYWREHGRVVPENFLDVLRPQDAILLGAVGWPEKIPDHETLAPLVRIRQTFDQYACVRPAKLPRGVPSVLAQKGSKEIDLVVVRENSEGEYIDSGSRFHVGREDEFALQTAIHTRKGVERILRFGFELARKRRKRMTMITKSNAMRYSYVMWDEILERIRGEYPDVESDKQHCDSAAMDFVRRPERYDVVVASNLFGDLLTDLGGIIGGGLGLAPSTNTNPERNFPSMFEPVHGSAPDIAGKGIANPVAAILSAAMMLDWIGPSAATEAAAAVIRRAVDQALAAGAATTDLGGKLSTRQMGDAVIAALEA, encoded by the coding sequence ATGAAGACCTACAAGATTGCCCTCTATCCCGGCGACGGCATCGGGCCGGAAGTGATCGACGAAGCGGTGCGCGTGCTCGACGCCGTGCAACGGCGGGCCGATTTCAAGCTCCAATACGAGCGGCTCCCCTGGGGTTACGACTACTGGCGCGAGCATGGCCGCGTGGTGCCGGAAAACTTTCTCGACGTGCTTCGCCCGCAGGATGCGATCTTGCTCGGCGCGGTCGGCTGGCCGGAAAAGATTCCCGACCACGAAACGCTGGCGCCGCTCGTAAGGATCCGGCAGACGTTCGATCAATACGCCTGCGTGCGGCCGGCGAAGCTCCCGCGCGGCGTGCCGAGCGTGCTTGCACAAAAGGGTTCCAAGGAAATCGACCTCGTCGTCGTGCGCGAGAATTCGGAAGGGGAGTACATCGATTCCGGGAGCCGGTTCCATGTCGGCCGCGAAGATGAGTTCGCTTTGCAAACGGCGATTCATACGCGCAAAGGGGTCGAGCGTATTCTGCGCTTCGGCTTCGAGCTCGCTCGCAAGCGCCGCAAGCGAATGACGATGATTACGAAATCGAACGCGATGCGCTACTCTTACGTGATGTGGGACGAAATCCTCGAACGCATCCGAGGCGAGTATCCCGACGTCGAGAGCGACAAACAACACTGCGACTCGGCGGCGATGGACTTCGTGCGCCGTCCGGAGCGCTACGACGTCGTCGTGGCGTCGAACCTCTTCGGCGACTTATTGACCGATCTCGGCGGCATCATCGGCGGCGGGCTCGGCTTGGCACCGAGTACCAATACCAATCCCGAACGGAATTTTCCTTCGATGTTCGAGCCCGTGCATGGGTCGGCACCCGACATCGCAGGGAAGGGGATCGCGAACCCCGTCGCGGCGATTCTCAGCGCGGCGATGATGCTCGATTGGATCGGCCCGAGCGCCGCAACCGAGGCTGCCGCGGCCGTGATTCGCCGAGCCGTCGATCAGGCGTTGGCCGCCGGCGCTGCGACGACGGATCTCGGCGGGAAGCTCTCGACGCGGCAAATGGGCGACGCCGTAATCGCGGCTCTCGAAGCTTAG
- a CDS encoding ABC transporter ATP-binding protein — translation MLSVLNVKKSFRQPDGSPLPILDVPRFEVAAGEQMVLAGQSGGGKTTLLHVIAGIARPDSGSVKIGGTEITTLAEAGRDRFRAQNIGYIFQTFNLLPGFTALENVLLGMSFSGLKVDEARAKHLLERVGLGKRLTHKPAMLSVGEQQRTAVARALVNKPKLLLADEPTASIDARHQQQVLELIRETCREEGVALVLVTHAPQVAEQFERIERLEEINRAASAATPV, via the coding sequence ATGTTATCCGTCTTGAACGTGAAGAAGTCGTTTCGCCAGCCCGACGGCTCGCCGTTGCCGATCCTCGATGTGCCCCGATTCGAGGTGGCCGCCGGCGAACAGATGGTGCTGGCCGGCCAAAGCGGCGGAGGCAAGACGACGCTGCTGCATGTGATCGCCGGAATCGCTCGGCCCGATTCGGGAAGTGTGAAGATCGGCGGCACGGAGATCACGACCTTGGCCGAAGCCGGCCGCGATCGGTTCCGGGCGCAGAACATCGGTTACATCTTTCAAACATTCAACCTGCTTCCCGGTTTTACCGCGCTCGAAAACGTGCTGCTGGGGATGAGCTTCAGCGGTTTGAAGGTCGACGAAGCTCGAGCGAAGCACTTGCTCGAACGGGTCGGCCTCGGCAAACGCCTGACGCACAAACCGGCGATGCTTTCCGTCGGCGAGCAACAGCGCACGGCGGTCGCTCGGGCCTTGGTGAACAAACCGAAGCTGCTCTTGGCCGACGAGCCGACGGCGAGTATCGACGCGCGGCATCAGCAGCAGGTGCTCGAGCTGATTCGCGAGACCTGCCGCGAAGAGGGCGTGGCCTTAGTGCTGGTGACTCACGCGCCGCAAGTGGCCGAACAGTTCGAGCGGATCGAACGCTTGGAAGAGATCAATCGAGCGGCGAGTGCGGCGACGCCGGTTTAA